A stretch of DNA from Triticum dicoccoides isolate Atlit2015 ecotype Zavitan chromosome 2A, WEW_v2.0, whole genome shotgun sequence:
CTGGATTTTCGATCCATACCAGAATCCCATAAGATGGTGGTATGGTCACTACCCAGCCTAGGGAGATCCTGAATGGTTGGTAATGGGAAAATCAGATTCAAGTCAGTTGAGGAGAACACCCTATCAATGATGGCCATGACAAGATCACTCCGGTTGGTGGACTAAGGGAATAACCTATTGCCCATCTTGATCCCTAACAAACTCCAAATCCCCACCCCAAGCATAAAAAGGGCCACACCACTTGTGATCTACATTACAATTTTCTTATCAGAGCTATACCTAACTAAATTTAAATCTACCTCAACCAAAGTCGGGATAGAGTAGTCTACAAACAAAGAGTCTAACTGAGAGAGAAAGGCTTCCTTCCTAGATTCATAAGCAGATCCACAGACTACCACTATCCTAAAACCAAAGGCATTAGCCCTGGACTAAACCAAACATGAAACAAAAAACATTTTTATCTGCCATGTGAATGTCCTTTTCTTCAAAAAATTAGTGTTTTAGAATACTTCCATCAATTAGTCAATGTGCACACTAACTTAACTAACTAAAGTATGTGATGTCGGGATCGTACGAGCAAGTGCCCGAGAGGATGTTTGCAAACTATATAAGCTAGGTTACACATTTCATCTACTATGGAATATCAAAGCAAGCTTTCTACTTAAACTGTTATGAGTCGTGAACTAATGATTGAGCTACCTATGTTGATGCTTTGAATCTATATTCAGAGCTTTTTTCCAACTACCGGAAAATTTGAACGGTATATACGCCATTAACATGCCTATGCTTATATATGTCGGCCAAATCAGACTTTGAAATAACTACCACGGGCTAGACAATTCATGTGATAATGGGATTGGTTAAGGAAGACTTAAGACGGCAGAAATCGGAGTCACATTGATTAGTGTGGAGTCACTCCCTCTTGAATGATGGCATGCCCTAGGTTCACATTATCATATATGACcctagcacatgcatgcatgcatggactaCCGAAGATACCATTTTCCCTCAGAAAGGAAAAATAGATACCATCTTTTTTATATATAatatgtttttaaatatatatgcAATTAAATTTTGTAAGAATCGATTAACAAAATTGCATTACTTTTTCTACATCGGTTGAGCTATAATGGCCCCCTTAGTTAATTTTAATAGAGATGGATTTTATTAATATTGAGTGGACCGAGAATATTGCCAACTCGTGGACCAAGCACAAAAAAAAGGAGTGGGATTTTAGGCTTGGATATGGGCAATTCAGTTCGGTTGCATTGTACCCTTAGGGCATGATGCTGCACATCGCCTTCCTTCCTCGCctttcctctcctccttcctcctataGTGACTAGCGCACCCGTCAACCCCATGACACTGGCCCCCTTGTttttttgctccagccgcccaccGTAAACCATAACTGCTTAGATATGACAAACCACCACTACCGCCAAACCCCCATCAAGCAGTTCTCCAAGCCTAGATGGGAGCTCATTATTCATTGCCATCACTGGTTAGCTACCCGCCTTCACCATCGAGATCAACATTGACCTCACCTCGCCGGCCGGTCAGCGTCTCATgtcctcctccttcctcttcctcatATCAGGATATTAGACAAGCTATGAGGCCTTTGTTCTATAAGTTTAGTCTTTCATGATTATTTTCTCTAGGCCTTGCGCAATAAAGGCTGATGCGGATCTTTCAGCCATGTGATCAAGATTCTAAGGCTGGTAGCGCTGATTATGTAGTTGAGTAATGCTCAGTTTGCGATTGTTGAATTGTCGAATTGTGTTGTGCTAAACCTACTTCATAGTCTGGTGTAAAAATAAAACCATGCGAAGTAGCCAAAACTGAAAAAGCCGGTTAGAGCACCGAGCATCGCTCGGTTGGCTAGCTGGGCGAGTGCACATGCTGCCCACCAGCGTTCGAGTCCTGAACTCAGCATTGCATGCTCACGGCGTTGCTTCTATGTATAAAAAATAAGTCACCAAGCGTTCGAGTTCCGAACTCAGTGCTCGTGCTCACGGTGTTTCTTCTATGAAAACAAACCATTAAGGGCTAGTCCTGACATGTGTTAAACAATAGGGCGGTTAAACAGACCATAAAATAGTCAAAATACAGTTAGACAAACAGGATTATCATAACCCGACGTAATACTCAGAGATAATGTTATATTCAGACAGTTAATATTAACACAGAAACCAATTTCAACACACCCCTGTCCCTGATGTCTGAGTAGGCACCGGTCAGGAAGACAGCTTCGTCAGTGCCAACCAGGGAAAACACATCTTCAGTTTCCCCTCGAGAAAGTGCAGCAGAGCTTTCAACGTGTCACCAACTGAGCCTCCTGCAAAGTGGGCGTAcgatagttgttgttgttgttgccgcaTCATTATCCATCACTTCAGCACCATGTACTCTCGCATCCCTCCGTTCGCTATCAGAAGGGAGCATGCAACTTCTTAATGGGGTCTTCTTTTTCTCTCGCCGCGAGGGCTAACGGTGGGAATCCAGCTACCACAGCGCGCATGCCCCACCGTCGCCGTCATGGGCCACGTCTTCGAGGTTCCACAGGCTTCCCCACGTGGCGCCGTCATCCTCGGTCGACCCATACTCCTCGCTCGTGGAGGCGCCGCAGCTGCCGCTCTGCCCGGCGCTGTGGAGGAGGGCGCAGGACATGGGGCACAGGAAGTCCAAGACGTCCTGCATGATCAGCTCCTCGTGGCCGTGGTCAGCCAGCGCCGTCGCTGCCGGGCCTACGTTGCCGGTCATCTTCTCGTCGACGTCGTCCTCGGCAGTGGCGCTGGCGAGCTCGACGTCCTTGCCCTGCCCAAGTAGCAgcttctgttgctgctgctgctgctgctgctgcatctcACGCCGCTGCATCAGGAACCGAGCCCTGGCGCGCTCGATGTTCTTGGACGGCTTGCCCTTCTTGTAGTGCGTCCTCCAGTAGTTCTTGATCTCGTTGTCCGTCCTCCCCGGGAGGCTGCGTGCAATCGTCGACCACCTGAAGAAGAAACGTGACACTGAATTTCAGCTCGATCGTTCAAGTCTATTGTTTCAGCTGATCAGTCTGCagtaccagtgtatattttacctgTTCCCCCACAAGGAGTGGAGCTGGACTATGGTGCTCTCCTCTTGGGGTGTCATCTTGCCTCTCTTTAGATCAGGTCTGAGGTAGTTAACCCACCGCAGCCTGCAACTCTTGCCACTTCTCTTGAGACCTGCAGCAGCATGCAAAGCTCAAATGAGAAACGTACTCGGGGGCAGGCCAAGTGATTAGATTACCACATGTGCAATACTATACTACGTACCACGCAGGGGTGGTCCAGGAAAAAATATTACCTGGCCTGGCCACGTACCCATATGAACTATATAGTCTATTGGTGTCATTTGCCTCATTTAGTAATACTGAATTCATCCCTTTGCATGCGGCTTTACCCGAAAGCTCGAGCCCAGGGAGAAAGATATATTTCCACATATTGGGGTTGGATTAACCCCAACGCATGCCTGGATGCTGGATACGCCGCTAGTGCTGTGCATATATAGTTGATGTCGGCATCACTATGTTGATACTAATCCAACTAACTATTTAGGTATATATAAGTGCTAATGTCTTTCCATCTGATACATAGCCAACTGACTAGATATTTTTCATACGTCAATTAACTAATTATCTGGTGATTATTCGTCCAACACTCCCCTTTGGCTTGCCAATTCTGCGAGGTGGATGCACATAGACGGGATGTATAGTCCGTCCATTATAGGCCATGCTACACTTAGTTTATACATATATGTATGTATATTTTTCACCTCAACAAACGCGTGTACGTACACTAGCTCATGGTCATGGGTGTCTTGATTAAATAGTTAATCAGTAGCCCATGGAACTTGCCCGGACTTCCCGTACGTAGCTCGCTCAGGAATCAGGACCAGCACTATATGCACGCATGCATCTTCCATGTATATCGTATGTAAAGCAGAGCTAGCTAATAGGTTTCTACTTACGTGCAAGCTAGTTCTTGTAGAGTTGAAGAATTGATGATTGAAATCTCATCAAAGGAACGCACTGACGATATTCTCCAAGAAATTTCAATGCGTGAGTGAAAGAGAGCGTTAGGTAGTTCATCACCATCTTCGTCCTAGCAAGAAGAGACGAACACACACAAGACCGTACAGTACAGGATCGAATCATGCATGCATGCGGCCGGCTAGCTTTGTGAACTCGCAAGTTGCCGGTACTTGAAGATCCTAAGGTACTGTTTACGGCCGTGTGCAACTTGCAGGCCGGATCAATCATTCGCAACTTGCCAGTTGCAGACGAGCCGGCCGGGTTAATTGGAAAAGGAGGTCCGTACTTGCAGCGACAAAAGTCAAGGAAGAACATAAAGCATTAGAGCAAGCTAGAAAACATCAGATCAAGAGCAGGACAAGAAAAATACTCTTAGTACTAGTAGTGATCTGTTCATCCAGGAACCTCGAGTTAATTAGGAGTACGATTAGTACTCTACGGGCCGTACCTGTGAGCTTGGAGACGGAGTTCCACCTCCCTTCGCCGTGCTGGGCGACATGGTCGAGGAGCAGCTTGTCCTCCTGGGTTGTCCACGGGCCTTTCCTCCACTCGTCGTCCTGCTTCCCCCAGCAGGCCGCGAGCTGCCCTTCCGCTTCCGCCATTAATGGCGCGCACTCCTCAGCTAGCGAGCGAGCTCTCCCACTTAGCTGAAAGAGATAGCACTGCTACTGCTAACTAAGCTGAGCACGTTGCCGCTGCTGCTGCGATTTCAGCTCTTTTCTTGGAGATATTTTTTTGTGCTAGCTGCTGGTAGGGACAGAGCGTGTTACGCTTAATCAGCTAGCGGCTATCAAATCCAAGGCGGGGGAGAGGCAACCTTTCTTTCCTCCGATGCTGTCGCCCAGCGAGCGATGGCATGGGACGAGTGAGCCGCTGCCGCGTATATATGGGGCAGAGGATCGATCGATAGCAAGAAATTCTCTGCGTCACTGTCAGGGGAATTCCAGCTCCACTACCCTGCTTGCGGAGATTCCCCAAAATGCCCACGGTAATTTTTCCTTCTcttctgtctctctctctcactctcactctTTTAAGATAAGTTACTGCGTGCTGCTTACGGAAAGCGCTGGGTGCGTGTATCGGGCTATGTCGGCCTCATGATTTGGAAGAATCAAccatagttttttttttctttaaaaaaacttcGACTCATTCATCAGCGTACCTGTCATAGCAAtacaaagaacaccagaagtaGCATAAATCACATTCAGTTACGTAGACCATGTAGCAACGACTACAATCAGTGCAGTGAGTCGAAACTGTAAAACTATGTTTCTTGGTTTCTTTATTAGAATTCAGCAAATGTTTGATACAAACGAGTTCTCCCATGAATTTTGAAGAGAGGTGAATTTTGTGCGTTAAGCCTGTTACATCATATACGAATACCATGGGGCCCTCATACTTTTATTTACACGAATCGAGGAATCTTTCAATGGAAGAAGGTCACATATATAGAATGAAATTCTACAGAGTGAGTTGAAAATATTGCATTTCACAAGACCATAAACTGCATTGCCTCCTAGAATTGTtctttcttcaaaaataataattgTAACCGTCCCTTTTCGATTCGCAGTGCCCGCTTCAGGCACATCTTGTAACGTAAGAAGTTAGATTTTTCAAGTAAAAGATGATGTACCTGTCAATAGCAAGGCATCCTtgattactttgataattttaaaGCTCCGCGACTCCAGTATTCTCGATGTGCGAGTGTGCACATCTGGTGATACGTGTGTATACACATTTACGACTTTGTATTTTGATTAGAGAAAATTATGTTTTTGGTCCCTCGAGTTCCCACAAAGTATAGACTTGGTCCCTTAAGATTTTTTTGGTATGCATTTGGTCCCTCAAGTATCACAACCGGATAAATTTGGTCCTAAACCAGATTTTGAGCacgttgaccgggtttgaccgccACAAAACCGCCTGATAAACAGTAAATATGAAAAAAGAACTTTGAAAAATGACAAAATTTTGCTAGAGCCCATTCAATGTCATTTCATGACAAAATTTTGGTCGCACCTTGCGCACGTAAGCATATTGGACCCcaaaatttttcagaattttttgattatTTTCGAATTTACTATTCATCagccagattttttttcttttgccacGAGCTCCTCGAGTGCCGAAAGAGCTCGAAATTTTGTTTGCATATTGCGCATGTAAGCATATTCGACCCCAAAAAATTTAaggtttgttttattttcttttttcgaatttactgttcatcggGCGGATTTGTGGCGGTCAAAACCAGTCAACGTGCTCAAAATCTAGTTTAGGACCAAACTTATCGGTTTTGAGATTTGAGGGACCAAATGTATATCAAAAAAAATCTTGAGGGACCAAGTCTATACTTTGTGGGAACTTGAGGGACCAAAAACATACTTTTCTCTTTTGATTAAAAAGATCCATCAAGATATAGGCAAACACACACGTAATCCACGCGTGCATGCCCCACCAGCTTCACTTAAAGCAAGTGCGGGCAACAAAACTTAACATATGCACGAACAATACCCACAGTTTTCGTATACTTCCTCAAtctgattttttttttcttttgataaAGAGCGCTTTTATCAACTTAAAATGTAGGATCAAGCGGATACATCATATTGAGCGACACTCAGACTTGgcataattaggatgcacacaaccaacaggAACAAGtttgacaaaaataaataaataaacaaaacgACATATCGCCAGCAGTAAAGTCCTATGGAACGGACATTTTGCCTATGTAGAAGGAGGAGGTGGATTGATTCAAAGATTATGTTTGCTACCCATGTTGGGTAGAAACCTCCCTGGCCAAGGATATATAAGGCTTGTTTTCTGGCTAATGCAAGACTTTAACCGATAGCTAATCTATTGGTAAGTGATTTTTGTAATACAAATTCCAAATCATAAGCTGGTACTTTGAATATGAATCCGTTTGTGTCATATATAAACtacatagtagtagtagagtaattCTTGATCGAGATTCGTATTAACACAGCAAAACATACCATATTTATCTGGACAAAGAGTGTACTTGCTGAGGATGGAGAAGAGCATGCGAGAAATCGACAAGTAAAAAGAAGTAAATATCAAGAACATGTACACCTGATTTATTATGCAAAAACCAAAAAAACTACAGGCACATGACAACAACTGTATCAGGGGTACCCTTTGAAATCAAATACCTTGAGTCCATGTGTGATGGATGTGGTGCCTATGGGCACAACAACCACAAGGGTAGTGGATGGGATGCGCAACAATCAGTATGCGATTGCGAGTGAGCTGGCATGTGACGCGATGTTGCTATCTCAGTGGGCGGCAACTACACCATGATGGCTCTGACGAATTTCTCATGCGACCGCGATGGCTCGTGTGGAGTCCAAACTGCGTCGATGGACACACGGGGAGCCGACTTACTCCACAACAAACCGGTAGAGATGGTCGACAAGTGCATTGGTGAACCAATGACGAGTATGAGTTTTCTCCGAGGTGAAAACCCTTGATCATCTTCTTTGGCCGGATCCGAGAATGTCAACATACATGCATCTTCCTCTTGTTGGAGGTGTTGGCTCTGCCTTTAGGGGTGATAGCCCACAATTGACCTTTTGGTTTGATCTTATCAATATGGACGTTTGAGCGACAGACCCTTCTTAAAAGAGTTGTGTGTATCTAGCATAAAAAAAAACTTGTATGTATCTGAATATGCATAGACCGAGAGGCGTGTTATGGCTAAATTTAAGAGATATCGTAAGAACATTGGCAAAGCTAAAAAATAGCTATCGGTAAAAAGGAAAGCGGGATTTACCGCAAACCGAATGGACCGAAAGTTACTTTGCGAGACGTAAACGTCGTAGGTTTTCCAGAAGAGCGCGTCGTGGGTCACTGGATATGCCACATGTGTCAGTTCATCCCCTGATTGCAATCGTACTTGTAGCGTTCGATGGATCGACTTTCCGACGCACAAGCGGACTAAACTAATCATCTTTAGTTTGACGACCATGCGCCGCACTGCTTGGAGTGCAGTAATTCTCGCGTACATCCTCCTCACCTGGTCGCTCCGGCACACCCCTGAGCTGGCACGCGGTTACAAAAGCATATGTGCGTGTGTGCTGTGGTGCTTTGCCGAGAACTAGAAAGGAGAATTGTGCTAATAAGTACCGATCAGACGTCTGATCTGCATCGCTATCGAGAAAAGAGAAGGCACGAAGCAAATCAAAAGCAAACACATGATCGGTCACTCGATCGACATGCCAGGTAGCCTCGTGCATTACACGCGCCCCCGCATGCACCTGATCTTGAGCTGCATGTCGGCCTGCCCCATCTGGTCAAGTCTTGACCGATCAGTCAGCATGGAATAGGAAGCATCTCATCNNNNNNNNNNNNNNNNNNNNNNNNNNNNNNNNNNNNNNNNNNNNNNNNNNNNNNNNNNNNNNNNNNNNNNNNNNNNNNNNNNNNNNNNNNNNNNNNNNNNNNNNNNNNNNNNNNNNNNNNNNNNNNNNNNNNNNNNNNNNNNNNNNNNNNNNNNNNNNNNNNNNNNNNNNNNNNNNNNNNNNNNNNNNNNNNNNNNNNNNNNNNNNNNNNNNNAAAAAATAGAGAACTAGGAAGCATCTACAGTCAGACTGCCAAATTCGGTCCCTAAGCGTCCACGGATGTGCCCGGACACGACTTCGAACAACGTTAGGCGACCCTTCAGTTATCCTCCTTGCAATCAGTCTCACTTTTAAATTCTTAAATTCATACAAACGCATGCACGCAGATCATACACaaataaaaaaatctaacaaaaaataAATAGTTCAAACATAAATATTATTCCGAGTGCACAATTCAATTATTAAATTCCTTGGTGTCATTGTGGGTCCATGTATGCTCCACAAGAACATCGAGTAGTTGCATGTGCATGTTCtgatctcgaagattgcaaagcattTCTAGAAAGTTCACAATATGCTCGGCATTTTGTTCCAGGAGGTGGTCTTTTACTTCGGGCTTCACCCTCATCATACAATCATGTTGTGCAAAATGAACAACATGTCATCAGTGCCACCATGTCTCGGATTCTCACATCATTGCAACTCCACGAACAGTACCCCAACAAGCTTGGAGCACTCTGAATGCTCTTTCCACATCCATCCTAGCCGCTTCTTACATTGTTACAAAGTGGCATTGTTTGTTGCCATGGGGATCGGATATATATGGTCTTGACAAGTAGCCCATTGAGGATAGATACCATTGACAAGGTAGTATCCCATGTAGTAGTTGTGTAGTATAGTTGTATGGCGGAGCATCCCCATCACAAAGTCTCTTGAACACCG
This window harbors:
- the LOC119355701 gene encoding transcription factor MYB2-like encodes the protein MAEAEGQLAACWGKQDDEWRKGPWTTQEDKLLLDHVAQHGEGRWNSVSKLTGLKRSGKSCRLRWVNYLRPDLKRGKMTPQEESTIVQLHSLWGNRWSTIARSLPGRTDNEIKNYWRTHYKKGKPSKNIERARARFLMQRREMQQQQQQQQQKLLLGQGKDVELASATAEDDVDEKMTGNVGPAATALADHGHEELIMQDVLDFLCPMSCALLHSAGQSGSCGASTSEEYGSTEDDGATWGSLWNLEDVAHDGDGGACALW